A region of Dioscorea cayenensis subsp. rotundata cultivar TDr96_F1 chromosome 5, TDr96_F1_v2_PseudoChromosome.rev07_lg8_w22 25.fasta, whole genome shotgun sequence DNA encodes the following proteins:
- the LOC120260423 gene encoding protein NRT1/ PTR FAMILY 4.4-like: MDNNETRPISKGDQAMLNTDFSIDWRGRPCKPNKHGGMRAAVFVLGIQAFEIMAIGAVGNNLITYVFNEMHFPLSKSANIVTNFIGTIFLLSLLGGFLSDSYLGSFWTMLIFGFIELSGFILLAVQAHLPQLRPSQCNMITDDNCIEAKGFKATIFFIALYLVALGSGCLKPNMIAHGADQFSKDDAKQANKLSTYFNSAYFSFCVGELIALTVLVWFQTHVGMDVGFAISAIVMGMGLISLTSGLFFYRNKPPQGSILTPILQVFVAAISKRKQVCPSNAETMCRNQNHAVSVDGSLNIDFRHSDKFRFLDKASLRVEQQNGNNNEKESPWKLCSVKQVEQVKVILSVIPIFACTIVFNTVLAQLQTFSVQQGSSMNTHLTKSFTIPPASLQAIPYLILIILVPIYELFGIPLARRITKNKHGITPLQRIGVGLFTVTFSMVAAALIENKRKNMFLSSNKIISIFWITPQFLIFGISEMFTAVGLIEFFYMQSLQGRMQSFLTGMTYCSYSFGFFLSSLLVSLVNKLTSSNSRNGGWLSDNDLNKDRLDLFYWLLAVLSLVNFFNYLFWSRWYSKSPSNSSTNDVVVPVV, encoded by the exons atgGATAATAATGAGACAAGACCAATTTCCAAAGGTGATCAAGCCATGCTCAACACTGACTTCTCCATTGATTGGAGAGGTAGACCTTGCAAACCTAACAAACATGGAGGCATGAGAGCTGCTGTCTTTGTTTTag GAATTCAAGCCTTTGAAATCATGGCCATTGGAGCAGTTGGGAACAACCTCATAACTTATGTCTTCAATGAGATGCACTTCCCTCTATCAAAGTCTGCCAATATAGTCACCAACTTCATTGGCACCATCTTTCTCTTATCTCTCCTCGGTGGCTTCCTTTCCGACTCTTATCTTGGTAGTTTCTGGACCATGCTCATCTTCGGCTTCATTGAACTTTCC GGTTTTATTCTTTTAGCAGTGCAAGCACATCTACCACAATTGAGGCCATCACAATGCAACATGATAACTGATGATAACTGCATTGAAGCCAAAGGATTCAAAGCCACAATTTTCTTCATAGCTCTTTATCTTGTTGCCCTGGGTAGTGGTTGTTTAAAGCCGAATATGATCGCGCACGGAGCCGATCAGTTCAGCAAAGACGATGcaaaacaagcaaacaaactCTCGACATACTTCAATTCTGCATACTTCAGTTTCTGCGTCGGCGAGCTCATTGCTCTCACTGTCTTAGTTTGGTTCCAAACACACGTCGGAATGGATGTCGGTTTTGCTATCTCGGCAATTGTTATGGGAATGGGACTAATTAGCCTGACTTCGGGTTTATTCTTTTACAGAAATAAACCTCCACAAGGCAGTATTCTCACTCCAATTCTTCAA gTTTTTGTGGCAGCCATCAGTAAAAGAAAGCAAGTGTGTCCATCAAATGCAGAAACAATGTGCAGAAACCAAAATCATGCAGTTTCAGTGGATGGATCTTTGAACATTGATTTTAGACACTCAGATAAGTTCAG ATTCTTGGACAAAGCGAGCTTAAGAGTTGAACAACAAAATGGCAACAACAATGAAAAGGAAAGCCCATGGAAACTTTGCAGTGTGAAGCAAGTGGAACAAGTGAAAGTGATTCTTTCAGTGATTCCCATCTTTGCATGCACCATAGTTTTCAACACAGTCCTGGCTCAACTCCAAACATTCTCAGTCCAACAAGGCAGCTCCATGAACACACACCTCACCAAATCCTTCACAATTCCCCCTGCTTCCCTCCAAGCCATTCCCTACCTTATCCTCATCATCCTTGTCCCCATTTACGAGCTTTTCGGCATCCCTTTAGCTCGAAGAATAACAAAGAACAAACACGGCATAACCCCTCTCCAACGTATCGGTGTCGGCCTTTTCACCGTCACCTTCTCCATGGTCGCCGCAGCCCTTATCGAAAACAAAAGGAAGAACATGTTTCTTTcttcaaacaaaatcatctccATCTTTTGGATCACACCACAGTTCTTGATTTTTGGAATTTCGGAGATGTTTACTGCAGTGGGACTTATTGAGTTCTTTTACATGCAGTCATTGCAAGGAAGAATGCAGTCATTTCTTACTGGAATGACTTACTGTTCTTACTCATTTGGGTTCTTTCTGAGCTCTTTGCTGGTTTCACTGGTGAACAAGTTAACTTCCTCAAATTCAAGAAATGGTGGTTGGCTTAGTGATAATGATCTTAATAAGGATAGGCTTGATCTTTTCTATTGGCTTTTGGCAGTGCTTAGTTTGGTTAACTTCTTTAACTATCTTTTTTGGTCAAGGTGGTATTCTAAGAGTCCTTCTAATTCATCAACCAATGATGTTGTTGTACCAGTGGTTTGA
- the LOC120260692 gene encoding PHD finger protein At1g33420-like, with translation MAVNKHMRSMKRAKQRRITADLHDLLTFPATADGISADLHGPFRENVKAFVDRHARASPAHAFATGSVVWTWRVAFKVGEAVESGETPATVELVIALEDVARSGSVYCDQCRIVGWSGHPVCKERYHFIIQNKDDDVPNGYVCTRCGSTSISCNLRCNMCDHEMLIDELENSSCPKLDDPSHLLHGVVHTNGYGHLLRVNGREGGSKLLTGYHIMSFWDRLCKLLHVRKITVMDVSKKFGLEYRLLHAIVSGHPWYGKWGYEFHAGSFGLTAAAYQKAIDTLSSTPLSLFFSHSRGPRSQLQNTIMFYWARSGYQLVTLRDLFAYVIQQLNIADEEKQESNCTKRQEMDVEHTLGEICKVNIEQVETTLIKILKAAGRSQWVPAHALRGAACRRAKSPEMINNCLQTMEGKILSDGSIITARYNAGARTMEYSLEAARSQPLLDKNIKQTTEHKLRDLKFLYNSLLNPSTMEAYKPKTRRESAISAAATLLDCKQLIKHYDEASHWLFSNPLAFTIWCHFEANGNIAPPQEPVTLPLSATIADLKHEATKAFQETYLTFRHFQAEQLLDYHWMDDKFHVKNLIGFNGTVRIKGKCLDEQRLAEFNMERGIEDWVVDCTCGTKDDDGERMVACDACGVWQHTRCAGIHDFEEVPAQFVCVTCIHDQCKPVGRARKRPRTSPHGAFRCKNDVTSTIPQAHLWVDV, from the exons ATGGCGGTCAACAAGCATATGCGATCGATGAAGCGGGCGAAGCAGCGACGGATCACAGCGGATCTCCACGATCTCCTCACTTTTCCGGCCACCGCCGACGGGATCTCGGCGGATCTCCACGGCCCCTTCAGAGAGAACGTCAAAGCGTTCGTCGATCGTCACGCGCGGGCCTCGCCGGCGCACGCTTTCGCTACGGGGTCCGTCGTGTGGACGTGGCGCGTGGCGTTCAAAGTTGGAGAGGCGGTGGAGAGCGGTGAGACTCCGGCGACGGTGGAGCTCGTTATCGCGTTGGAGGATGTGGCGAGATCCGGGTCTGTCTATTGTGATCAGTGCCGCATCGTAG GTTGGAGTGGTCATCCTGTGTGTAAAGAGCGCTATCACTTCATAATCCAAAACAAGGACGATGACGTACCAAACGGTTATGTTTGCACAAGATGTGGTAGCACATCAATTTCATGCAATTTAAG GTGCAATATGTGCGATCATGAGATGTTAATTGATGAATTAGAAAACTCCTCATGTCCTAAATTGGATGATCCTAGTCATCTGCTGCATGGCGTGGTGCACACCAATGGTTATGGCCACCTTCTTCGGGTTAATGGCCGAGAAGGTGGGTCTAAACTTCTTACAGGATATCACATTATGAGCTTTTGGGACCGGCTATGCAAGTTACTGCATGTCAG AAAAATTACCGTGATGGATGTCTCCAAGAAATTTGGATTGGAGTACAGGCTCCTTCATGCCATTGTTTCCGGCCATCCATGGTATGGCAAGTGGGGGTACGAATTTCATGCCGGAAGCTTTGGCCTTACAGCTGCCGCATACCAGAAAGCTATAGATACGCTCTCGAGCACTCCTCTGTCTCTCTTCTTCAGCCATAGCAGAGGACCCCGGTCACAATTGCAGAACACAATTATGTTTTATTGGGCCCGTTCTGGCTACCAACTTGTCACACTAAGGGATCTCTTCGCCTACGTGATACAACAGCTCAACATTGCTGATGAGGAAAAACAAGAGAGTAATTGCACGAAACGGCAAGAGATGGATGTGGAGCATACCTTAGGAGAGATCTGTAAGGTCAATATTGAGCAAGTTGAGACCACTTTGATTAAGATCCTCAAGGCTGCTGGCAGGTCCCAGTGGGTGCCTGCACATGCTCTTCGAGGGGCAGCATGCAGAAGAGCCAAATCACCAGAGATgatcaataactgcctccaaacCATGGAGGGTAAGATACTGAGTGATGGTTCAATTATCACTGCCAGATACAATGCAGGCGCAAGAACCATGGAATACAG CCTTGAAGCAGCCCGGAGCCAGCCATTACTGGACAAGAACATTAAACAAACAACAGAACATAAACTCCGTGATCtgaaatttttgtataattcCCTATTAAATCCATCAACCATGGAGGCTTACAAGCCCAAGACAAGAAGAGAGTCAGCCATCAGTGCTGCAGCAACACTTCTTGATTGCAAGCAACTTATTAAGCACTATGATGAGGCTTCTCATTGGCTATTTTCAAATCCATTGGCCTTTACCATATGGTGCCATTTTGAAGCAAATGGCAATATTGCTCCACCGCAAGAACCAGTCACATTGCCACTTTCAGCAACCATTGCTGACCTGAAGCACGAGGCTACAAAAGCTTTCCAGGAAACATACCTGACCTTTCGACATTTTCAGGCTGAGCAGCTCCTGGATTATCACTGGATGGATGACAAGTTTCACGTGAAGAACTTGATTGGCTTCAATGGGACAGTGAGGATCAAAGGGAAGTGCCTCGATGAACAAAGACTTGCTGAGTTCAACATGGAGAGAGGTATAGAGGACTGGGTGGTTGATTGCACCTGTGGAACcaaggatgatgatggtgaGAGGATGGTAGCTTGTGATGCTTGTGGAGTGTGGCAGCATACTAGGTGCGCTGGCATCCATGATTTTGAGGAAGTGCCTGCACAATTTGTGTGTGTGACATGCATCCACGACCAATGCAAGCCAGTAGGCCGTGCTCGTAAAAGACCTAGAACCAGCCCCCATGGTGCCTTTAGATGCAAGAATGATGTAACTTCAACCATCCCACAAGCACACTTGTGGGTGGATGTGTAA